The Quercus robur chromosome 3, dhQueRobu3.1, whole genome shotgun sequence DNA segment ATATCTTAGCCAacacaaattataataaataaaatagttctTCAATACTGATTTTTTTCTTAGTGAtagtttaattgaaaaaatcaacacactcacaaattaaatacaataatcaaaactgaaaatcaaAACATATACAAAAGAGTTCCAATTtgagaatattaaaaaataagtgaaaacTTACATAAGAGAATCAAGAACTTAAATGTGTGTCCattgttttgcttctttatagTAAACTTCCTTTAGCATAATATTCTGCATGCAAATTCAGAAGAAAAGAACAACAagtaagatgaatttattagattaaaacatAAGTGTAAGttacattttgaaaaaaaaaaaaatacaacaaaatggGGTTTGTTGTTTGGGATTTAATTTTAAGGATGACTTATTAGTTAAGATGGATTGTATATATCGAAAGGCCATGACTGAATATATATAAAGgtctgaaaattttgataataaacttttagttggagtagaatttgaatttctaaaacttagataATAAAGCTTTATgtaatttaaattattgttaaattttatccctTAGTTAAGAGTTTTGTAGCTTAAtaacctaataaaatattaatttaataagatgcaacttgaagaagaagaaaaaacgtGGGTTGTGTCATGTGTTGGattaagtttagaaattttttataatagacttttagtttgaatagaattaaattttttttttaaaattattgttaaatcatgtaacttgagaaaaaaaaaaagtgggttgtgtgggatttaagtttagattttttttatttttctttttacaagatagaaattttattctaacataatctaagtgtatatgtgtgtgaagctctctcTTAAAGATTTGAATCTCGGCTCTTACCTCTTATACcccacaaacatttatacttgtggagtgaccatcgcactaaAGGATATACGGTGGTAGTCtagaaatttttaataataaacttttaggttgagtagaatttaaatttgttttaaattattgttaaatcgtATCCCTTAGTCAAaatatagggttttttttttttttttttttttttttttttttaaagaaagaaaatgtggTTTGTTGTGTAGGATTTAAGCTTAGAAgttttttataatagaattttagtttgaataggattcaaaaaaatatataattattttactaattaGTGAGAGTAGCCACTTGGTGCAGCCATAACTTtgaaacccaacttttattatatagtatatgatatctCATATGAGATGAGTCTCAGACTTATGGGGCTTATAAGTTTATCCTATATGATAGATATATTataggataaagtttagttataaatttgattaaatcaattattataactctgctcaatatctttttattagatgtgaattttgagaaATTCAGTATTGAAttgcattttcttcttatatcttttatacttgcaaaattttcaaaaaaaaagaagaaaagattaataattatgtcatcactcaaatgtttaaatttcaatattttataatctaaaattatgcttaaaaataactttatgaatcaaatagtaaataacattcgattggaacaaaattttaaatatatgtttaaatCATAAAGAAAATCCTATCTAAccattaaattttcaaaattttaaccatattaattattttaatagaaGTTGTAACGGTTGGTTACAATCTAGTTTATAACTGaactttaattttataatatatccAGTCACACACAATAAAAATTTGACATGAACCCACATCCCTCGTCGTACAATAATGAAAATGACATGTATGCCAGAAAAAGAAGTCGCAATTTACCAATTTCATGTCACCCTTTCTCCAAGCACCCGGACCCAGAGCACCTTAGAAGCAATGAAGAGTAGATAGTAGCAGTGAAGATTGTCAAAAACTTGACATGTTGagagctttttttatttttatttttattttgagatgaACGATAGAAGACATGTTGAGAGCTGATCGCAAATAGTTATTGGCTTATTGCCATATTGCTtccatttaaattaaattactcAAAAATAGGTAATCCATTGATTTTACTCTCCAAATGAGTCAAATGACACATATACAAAGATTtcgcaaattttttttcccacgtCTTAAATGGGACATGGTTAATTCAACTTAATTGGTGGAAACTGAATGCCAATACCATTCTCAAAGtcaaaaggaaattaaaaaacaacaataaataacTTCCATGGCTAAATGAAATCTACAATGATAAAAGAGCCACAAGTAGAAGGTAAATTACATTCCTTTGTGTACCGTACTGCACCTGGGACTCTTCATAAATTGGAACATGGAAGCAACCAAGCCATTCAAGGGAACTGGAAGCTTCCAGGGGTTTCCTCAGATAACAACTGGTCAACAAGCCCAAATGAACCTGAATTTCCAATCCATTGTGACCCATATGCCCCTTCTCgaacatgtttttttttggatacaccCTTCTCGAAAGTTGATCTTGCTAAGGATCTGGATGTCAACCTAATCCACCACACAGCCGATTTTGAACATACGATTTATTTATTGCCAAGCAAATAAGACCGCGTATAGAATATTACACCAATATAAATATACCTCTATAAAAACTCAGCTCTAATTAGCTAAGAAGGTAACATCtatcaaaactttaaaattagtGATCTACTTTCCATTCAATCAAACATTGACCATGACAGGCACACCTGAAGAAACACAACCCCATCAACCGGCTTCAACATCACCTCCCAAACCCAAAGAACCTGAGTCCTATAACCCCTTTTGTACATCCACAAACACAGATGAATCACAGCCTCATCATCAACCTCCATTAACAGCAGCAACTTCATCATCTTCAACTCCGCCATCGGATGAGGAGACCAAGAAATGGGGTACTCACATCATGGGAGCACCAGCAGTCCCTACTGTTCACCCTGATAACCAGAAGGCTGCTTTGTGGAGTGCTGCTGACCACCAACAAATTTACCACCAACCTTATATTGTCTACTCTCCTGTGGACAAGCCATCCAATAATCCTTTGGAACCTGTGATTCACATGTTCAATAACTGGAGCAGGAAAGCTGAGACTGTAGCCCACAACGTCTGGCACCACCGTAAGCTCAAATTCTATCTTAAACTAAGTTTAGTCTTATgtgctgaattttttttgttggtagcTTTGATGAAACCGAGACctctaaattttgataaaatgtaTTAGTCCTAGGGAATCCCAACCTCCAAGTTAGACTAGCTAAGGATTTGTAACTTAATAGATCATGATCATTtttgatgatgcacaaaaatcgtAGTGAGTTGATTGTCCACACACATGCCAATGGGTGTACttgaagaacaaaagaaaagaaccaATCAGAGAACACCAGTGGGGTGCAGGCCAAAAACCTTCTGAAGGTTAAGTCAGTGATAAAAGAATCATCAAGAGCTCAAGAGTGCAAAAGTGAGGGAGAATTCACATATCTCAAAAGAGTTATGGTTTGttgtttatatagtagtggagAGCTGACCCGAGTCCCTTGATACGGGAGAATTTCCTTGTAGAGAGAAGGGTCCCAAGATACTTGGGATTACCTTCTCATATATAGGAGATTTGATTGTGTGGTAGGATCTTTGATCGTGATGCGTAAATAATTTCCATGTATGGACATATGAGTGGACCCCACGCAAGTACCATGGAAAACCCTAAGGTGATGGATAGTCGGGATTGGGGGTTGGATTGTCAACCTGGATCGGATGGCCCATGGGTTGGTCATCCATTTGGGATTAGTTTAGGTGTAAGGCCGATGATTAGACAAGGAAGGTTCATCATGCGAGGGAGGTTCGGCACGCGAGGAAGGTTCAGCACCCCGTGCtgatcaatcaaaaattatcctcatcaattttttatttttattttttattttttatattaattgtcaacatatatatatttatacaagatCATCTTCCAACTAGATAAAAGATCAATATTCACTTCCTATACTGTatcaataaaaatcataattcatTCTATCAAAACTAATCTAACTAATTCTAATGCAAACTAATATATTtgaatcaataaaatatatccCTATCATTACTTATCCAATACTCTTCAAAATAAGTTAAGACTCGCAACATTTAGTCATCTTAAACTAGTGTGTATATGTTTAAAAAGGTAATCATGATGGGCTAGCACAGCTGATAAAATAGACGATTGCATAGTTTAGCCAAGTAacaatcaaaatgaaaaatgttcTAACTTTGAGGGCAACATAATTGGCTGGGTACCGCACCTATGAAGCAGAGATCAAGAGTCTCACATTCCTGCTCTCCTTATAGCTAAAAACTTAATCAAAGACGAGATGAAAAAGGTTGTGTGGTTAATATGTATCTCATCTAAATTGCAGTTAAAACTGGGCCATCTATATCGGAAGCTGCATGGGGGAAGGTGAACCTGACAGCCAAAGCAATAACAGAAGGTGGATTTGAGTCTCTCTTTAAGCAGACTTTTGCAACTAATCCGAATgagaagctaaagaagacattTGCTTGTTACCTTTCCACGTCTACCGGCCCAGTAGCTGGAACACTCTATCTGTCAACAGCTCATGTGGCTTTCTGCAGTGATCGCCCCTTGTCTTTCACTGCTCCATCAGGACAAGAAGCTTGGAGCTATTACAAGGTAATAGACAGATATCAACAGTTTTTGAAATAAGTTGTAGAGATTAAAA contains these protein-coding regions:
- the LOC126718091 gene encoding GEM-like protein 5, which gives rise to MTGTPEETQPHQPASTSPPKPKEPESYNPFCTSTNTDESQPHHQPPLTAATSSSSTPPSDEETKKWGTHIMGAPAVPTVHPDNQKAALWSAADHQQIYHQPYIVYSPVDKPSNNPLEPVIHMFNNWSRKAETVAHNVWHHLKTGPSISEAAWGKVNLTAKAITEGGFESLFKQTFATNPNEKLKKTFACYLSTSTGPVAGTLYLSTAHVAFCSDRPLSFTAPSGQEAWSYYKVMIPLENIGTINPVIMRENPPEKYIQIVTIDGHDFWFMGFVNFEKALHHLLSSVSDFRAAQAVLDGR